TCATCCGACCGGGTCGCGTATCCTTCGCCAAAAGAAGACATCGAGTCCCTTCATTGCATCAAAATACATCCATATCATTATCAACCCCAATCACCAATCTCATGTTTGCTTAAACTTAATCCTAAACTATTCACAACACAAAACAAACTCATAAACAATTCATTACCCATAAAGCAAACTCCAACAGCATATAACTAACAGAAATCCACAGAATTCATCCTAAAACCATTTGGTCATAGAAAGAGGAGGCACCGATGTAAAAtagttatactccctccgtcccataaaagttgagtcgtattcctttttagtccgtcccaacaaaattgagtcattttcttttttaacaaaagacaaaacatctaatcactctaattttattccatactctctcttatctttcctacttttttcatcttccctatttatttaatataaattcttaatctccgtgcccaaaagttttatctcaacttttatgggacggagggagtattatattttttagtttcaattgcagatcaacttatttttttataaacagATATTATGCATAAACTTACACTGTTTTGGATTCAGAGTCAGTCTGTTTCTTGGAGTCAGGCTccctttgtttttgtttgtgcGATTCCATTCTGATGGACGCGAATCGTATTGCACAAGACGGGGCTATGTGATTGGCGTTTGGGAGAGATTTTTGGTGAAGCGGTCTCGCTAATTTCACTGCATTAAGCATacttctcttctctttcacAAACCTCACAACAGCTGATTCTATATACAAATAACAAGAGGTCACGTGCGTCGGCGTAGAGCACGTGCATGCAGTATCCACGTGTCGGTTGTACTAGACA
The genomic region above belongs to Salvia hispanica cultivar TCC Black 2014 chromosome 3, UniMelb_Shisp_WGS_1.0, whole genome shotgun sequence and contains:
- the LOC125212345 gene encoding uncharacterized protein LOC125212345, producing the protein MLNAVKLARPLHQKSLPNANHIAPSCAIRFASIRMESHKQKQREPDSKKQTDSESKTVDSMSSFGEGYATRSDEEGFGGIYGGNQYVSKEGEEKDEFDHNQGSHVKEKEKARHQTSVD